DNA from Helicobacter pylori:
CTTTTTGATATTTATTAGCGCTAAAATCTCTAAGGTTTAACACTTCTAATTCAAAAAGATTTTTTTCTAACGCTCTTTTTAAAATAGAATCTTCAAAATAAGGCCATACGAGTTGCGGGAAAAGGGTTAAAACGCTGAATTTCACTCAACTATTCTCTAAAAGCGTTTTAGCGTTATGGGTGGTTATTTTTTTGTCTTGCAAAAGGATTTCTTGGATATAAAAATCCCTATAAGGGATTAAAAAAATCTTAGCCAAACCTTTTTCAACCAAGTTCAGCGTGGTTTCAACCATGAAGTAATCTGTTTGAGAAATCCTTTGGATTTCTATGACTTTTCCTAAAATCTCGTTTCCTTCCACCACGCTAAGCCCTACTAAATCGCAATAAAAAAACTCGCCCTCTTTTAAAACGCAGAGCTTCTTGCTCTCTGCTTCGCTCATAAAAAGCCCTAAATTAGTCAGCTCTTTAGCCTTTTCGGGCGTGTGGATAGTTTCTAAAAATAACAGGTTTTTGGCATGCTCATAAGAATGGATTGTATATTCTTTAAAAGAAGAAGCGCGAGAGAAAGCGTTGGTTGGAGCGGCACTCACCTTAACGCCTTTTTTTAAGCACTCTGGAAAATCGCTCTCTAAATGAAGCTTTAACCCCCCATTAAGCCCCACGCTTTTACCAATCCTACCCACTAAAAGCATGAAAAAAATTCAAGGCGTTTGATCGCCTAAAGCATGGGGATTTTTATCACCATTTTTATCATTACTCGCAAAAACAACGATTTTATAAGAAAACCCGTCTTTGGCTTTCACACCAGAAACGAACGCCTTAATCGCGCTCACCATTTTGCCCTCTTTACCAATCACATGCCCCATGTCTGATGGGTGGGTATAAATAGTGATTTGTTTGACTTTATCTTCTAAAAGCGTGCACTCCACGCTCAAAGCTTGCGGAAAAGAAACAACCTTTTTTAAATATTTTTCTAAAAAAGTTGCCACGCAATACGAATAGTCCTTACAATCAGCTTGAGAAAAAGGCGTGTTCAAAGGATCTAATTCGCGCATCTAGCCTCACAAAACCTTAGGCTTTTTGAGAAAGTTTTTCCACCCTCTCGCTCATTTTAGCCCCCACGCCTTTCCAATAATTCAAGCGCTCCTTATCAATTCTAACATCTTTAGGCTCGCTTAAAGGGTTGTAATACCCAATGGATTCAATCCAGCCTCCATCCCTTCTTTTCCTAGAATCGGTTACCACCACCCTGTAAAAAGGCTTTTTCTTTCTCCCGATGCGAGTGAGTCTAATGACTGTCATTACAAAAATCTCCTAAAATATTCGTATTAAATTTGAGATTATACAACAAAAGCGCCTAAAACATGCTTAAAAGTTAGCGCATTTTAGGGGGTGTTTGATTTTTAGCCTGACTCATGAGATTCATCAAATCGCTAATACCCTTTTTATTGGTTAAGCGTTTCGCCATTTTGCTCGCTTGATCAAAGCGTTTGATGATGCGATTGATTTCAGACACTTCTAAGCCGCTCCCTAAAGCGATTCTTTTTCTTCGGCTGCCGTTTAAAATCTCGGGGTTTTCTCGCTCTTTTTTGGTCATGGAATTGACCATGGCCTTAATTTTTTTCACTTCTAAAGAGCTTTCTAAATCCGTGTCTTTTAGCGCGCTTGCCATGTTCCCTAAACCTGGAATCATAGAGATCAGAGAACTCATAGAGCCTAATTTTTTCACTTTTTCAATTTGGTTTAAAAAATCGTTGAAAGTGAATTGCCCTTTTTTGAGCTTTTTGCTTAAATCTTTGGCTTCATTAGGGTTTAAAACGCTGGCGGTTTTTTCAGCGAGCGAGATAATATCTCCAGCCCCCATCAAACGCCCCACAATCCTTTCAGGCACAAACACATCTAAATCAGGGATTTTTTCCCCGCTCCCAATAAAACGCAAGGGTAGGCCCAATTGGTAAGTGATACCCAAGGCGATACCCCCTTTAGAATCGCTATCAAATTTGCTTAACACCACCCCGCTCACGCCTATTTCTTCATTAAAGGTGTTCGCGCTTTTGACCCCATCTTGCCCGCTCAACGCGTCTGCGACATACAGCACTTCATGGGGGTTTAAGACTTCTTTAACTTCCTTTAATTCTTGCATAAGCTCTTTATCAATCGCTAAACGCCCCGCGCTATCCACGAGTAAAACATCAAATTGCGCTTCTTTAGCCCTTTTTAAAGCGTTGTTGGCGATTTCTTTCACGCTTTTATTTTCTTCATGAAAAACTTCCACGCCCACCTGTTCGCCCAAAACCTTTAATTGCTCCACCGCTGCTAGGCGTTGCAAATCGCATGCGCATAAAAGCACTTTTTTATTTTTGGTTTTGAGATAGTGGGCGAGTTTAGCGGTGGTGGTTGTCTTACCGCTCCCTTGCAAACCTGCCATTAAAACCACGGTGGGGGGCGTTTGAGCGAAAGTGAAACCACTGCTCCCTTTAGCGCTTAAGATTTCTAACAAACTCTTTTCTAAAGCGTCTAAAAATTGCTGCTTACCAATACCGCTCGTTTTAGTTTGGCTTTCCACCTTTTTGAGCAATTCTCTAGCCACTTTATGATGCACATCGTTTTTTAAAAGCGTTTTTTTCAATTCATCTAACGCCCTGTCTAGCGCTTTTTCATCATCTTGAAAGCGGATTTTATTGAGCGCGTTTTTAAACCCATCGCTTAACGCTTGAAACATTTTCTATCCTTTGATTATGGTTGTTCTAACAAATCCAATTCTTGTTGGATCTTACCCTCTTTTTCTAAAAGCGTTTTTAAGCTCTCTTTGGCTTTTTCTAGCACGCTTTTAGGCGCGTTTTTGACAAAATTTTCATTGTGCAAATTGAGTTTTAGTTTTTCTTTTTCCAGTTTTTCTAGCTGCTTTTTTAAACGCGCAACAAGCGGGCTTAAATCAAGATTTTCTAAATCCGCATAAGTTTGGCAAAATTCCCCCACATCGCTCACGCTTTTTAAAGGCTTATAAGTGATCACGCTGACTTTTTCCAACCTCGCTAATTTTTGGGCGTAAGTTTGCAAACGCTCTGTGTTCTCTATGGCTTCCCTTAATCCCACGCTCGCTTCTTTTAAAACAATCGGTGGGGTTTCTAGCATGATTTTCAAACGCCTTAAAGACACGATGCAATCCTTAATCACTTCAAATTCATGCTCTAGTTTTTCATCTCGCGCCAAATCTTTAGGGTAAGGCATGACCATAATAGAATGAGCGTTTTCTAGATCCGTGTTACTGAGCTTGTGGTATAAAGATTCGCTGATAAAGGGCATGAAAGGGTGCAAGAGTTTTAAAGCTTCTTTTAACACGCTCCCTAACTCGTCTATCGCTTCATTTTCCACTTTAGAAAATTCAATGAACCAATCGCAAAATTCCCCCCACAAAAAGCGGTATAACAAAGTCGTGGCGTCATTAAAACGATAGTTATCTAAAGCGTTACGAACCTCTTTAGTAACAAGATTCAAGCGCGATTTCGCATAACGCCCCAAAGCCGTTTGGTATTCGTTCAAACGCTCTTTATCTTTGAAAGATTCTTGTTTGAGCTTCAAGTAACTCGCCGCATTGAAAATCTTGTTGGCGAAATTCTTGTTATTTTCTAAATGCGTAGTAGAAAGCTTAATGTCCCTACCCGTAGCGCACAAATTGGCTAAAGTGAAACGCAAGCTATCCGCGCCGTATTTTTCTATCATCTCTAAAGGATCGATCACATTACCTTTAGATTTGCTCATTTTTTCGCCCTTTTCATCCCTAACCAAGGCGTGCAAGTAAATGTCTTTAAAGGGCAATTCGCCTAAAAGCGACTCGCTGCAAAAGAGCATTCTGGCCACCCAAAAAAAGAGGATGTCAAACCCGGTAATGAGCGTGGTGTTAGGGTAGAAATCTTTCAAATCGCTTTCATTAAACAAACCGCTTTTTTCTTGCCCCCACCCTAGAGTAGAGAACGCCCATAGCCCTGAACTAAACCATGTGTCTAGCACATCTTTATCTTGCTCCAGTTTTTCACTCTTACAAGTAGGGCAATTTAAAGGAGTGTCTAGGCTTACAAACTGGTGGTTATTCTCGCAAGTGAATACCGGTATTTGATGCCCCCAAAACAATTGCCTGCTGATACACCAAGGGCGTAATTCCCTCATCCAAGCGTTATAATTATTGATCCAATTAGAAGGGTAAAATCGCGCTAAACCTTGTTGGATTTTTTCAATAGAACTTTGAGCGATTTCAGGCTTGACAAACCATTGTTTAGACACATAAGGCTCTACCACGTTATGGCAACGATAGCAATGCCCCACTTGATGCGTGTGCTCTTCTATTTTTTCCAATAAGGCGTTTTCTTTTAATCTTTCTACGACCTTATCTCTGGCTTTTAATCGTTCTAAACTTTCAAACTCCCCGCAACGCGCGTTTAAAATCCCCTTTTCATCAAAGATTTTAATCGTTTCTAAATGGTGGCGTTTGCCCACTTCGTAATCGTTAAAATCATGCCCAGGGGTAACTTTCACACACCCTGTGCCAAACTCCATTTCCACATGCAAATCAGCGATAATAGGGATTGTGCGATTGATTAAAGGCAAGATTACTTGTTGCCCCACTAAATGCTTGTACCTCTCATCATTAGGATTGACCATAATCGCGCTATCGCCAAACAAAGTTTCAGGGCGTGTGGTAGCCACCACTAAATAATCTTTTTGATTTTCTAAATAATATCTAATATAATACAATGCCCCCTTACGCTCTTCATACTCCACTTCAATATCGCTCAGCGCCCCATCTTTAGTGCACCAATTCACCATGTAATTATCTTGAACAATAAGGCCCTTTTCATACCATTTCAAAAACGCTAATTTAACCGCTCTTTGCAAACCCTTATCCATCGTGAAACGAGTCCTAGAAAAGGCCGCGCTCACGCCTAAATGCTTCATTTGCTCTAAAATCGCTCCCCCGCTCTTTTCTTTCCACTCCCACACTTTTTTAATGAACTCTTCACGCCCTAAATCTTCTTTTTTAATCCCTTGATTTAGAAGTTGCTTTTCTACCACATTTTGAGTCGCAATGCCGGCGTGATCCAACCCTGGCTGATACAAAGTCTTATACCCGTCCATGCGCTTATAGCGCGCTAAAATATCTTGCAAGCTTAAAGTTAAAGCATGCCCTATGTGTAAGATGCCGGTCACATTAGGAGGGGGCATCATCAAGCAAAATCGTTTGCCTTTTTCTTGAATTTTTTCATTGCCATCAATTTCAAAATACCCCCTGTGAGAGCAAATTTCATAAATCTTTTTTTCTATTTCTTTTGGCTGGTAGGTGGTGGGTTCTTGTTTCATTATTATTATTATCCTAAAATAGAGCGTTCTTTCAAAAATGGTTGGTTTTTGGAACGCCTTTTGCTTTTACGCTTTTGATTGTTGCGTATTTTTTTAAAATTATACAACAAAGCATTTAAATTAAAAAGGATAGTCCAGTGAATTACTTTTTAAAAGCCCCTATTTTAGGGTTTGAGCATATCAATGAAGTGCGTTTAGAAAAAATTGATTCCTTATTCAGCCGATTGGTCAGTCAAACGAACTCGCCCATGGCGTTGGATATGGTTTTAGTGAATCCCTATTGTTTGAGAGAATACAGCTTTGTGATACCCAAATACATAGAATTACTGCTAGAATTAGATTCTCATTCCAAAGTTGAGGTGTATTGCGTGGTCGTGTTGCAAAAAAATTTAGAAGATTCTATGGTTAATTTCTTAGCTCCCTTAGTGTTTAATTCCAAAAATGGCTTTGGCGCTCAAGTGGCTCTTTCTATGATGGATTATCCGGATTTTGGCTTTAGGGATCCTTTAAAAAGCTTTGTGGTTAAAGAAAGAGAACGAGCTTAAGGGTTTTAGCATGAAATTCGCTCTTACAGGGGGAGGCACAGGGGGGCATCTCTCTATCGCTAAAGCCTTAGCCATAGAATTAGAAAAGCAAGGCATAGAGGCTATTTATTTAGGCTCCACTTACGGGCAAGATAGAGAATGGTTTGAAAATAGCCCCCTATTTAGCGAACGCTATTTTTTCAACACGCAAGGCGTGGTCAATAAAAGCTTTTTTAAAAAAATAGGCTCTTTATTCTTGCAAGCTAAAGCCGCTTTTAAGGCTAAAGAAATTTTAAAAAAACACCAGATCACGCACACCATTAGCGTGGGAGGTTTTAGCGCAGGGCCGGCGAGTTTTGCAAGCTTGCTTAATAAAATACCCCTTTATATCCATGAGCAAAATGCGATTAAAGGCTCTCTTAACCGCTATCTTTCCCCTAAAGCTAAGGCGGTGTTTTCAAGCTACGCGTTTAAAGATAAAGGCCATCATGTTTTAACCTCCTATCCCGTGCAAAACGTTTTTTTTGATTTCGCTAGGACTCGAACTGAAATCAAACATATCTTATTTTTAGGCGGTTCGCAAGGGGCAAAAGCGATCAACGAATTTGCCCTATTAAACGCTCCTAAACTCACCAAACAAGGGATTAAAATCACGCACATTTGCGGCTCAGACGCTCATGAAAAAATGCGTTTTTTTTACCAGGAATTAGGGCTGTTAGACAAGGTAGAATTGTTCGCTTTCCATACCAATATTATAGAAGTCATGTGCCAAGCGGATTTGTGCGTGAGCAGAGCGGGTGCTAGCAGCGTGTGGGAGTTGTGCGCCAATGGCTTACCCACGATTTTTATCCCCTACCCTTTTGCGAGCAATAACCACCAGTATTACAATGTCTTAGAATTTGAAAAAGAAAATTTGTGTTATGTTGCGCCGCAAAATGAATTGTTACCCAAAAAGCTCTTTGAAGTGATAAGAAAACTCAACCAAAAAGACGATCAAGGCAATAAAAACCTAACCACTATCAGCGCTAAATTGCAACAAAAGATCGCTAAAGACGGCGCAAAAACCATCATTGAAACGATCTTAAGCGCCTAAAATAGCCCATTTTAATCAACAATTAAGCGACTAACAATTAAACTTAAGCGATAAATAAGATAAAATTTAGGATAGCTCAAATCTTTATAAAAAGAAAAGGATAACCCCTTGCAAAACTTTGTTTTTAATAAAAAATGGCTCATCTCTTCTAGCCTACTCCCCTTATTTTTTCTTAACCCTTTAATGGCAGAAGATGATGGGTTTTTTATGGGGGTGAGTTATCAAACTTCTTTGGCCATTCAAAGGGTGGATAACTCAGGGCTTAACGCCAGTCAAGCCGCATCCACTTATATCCGCCAAAACGCTATCGCTTTAGAATCTGCGGCAGTGCCTTTAGCCTATTATTTAGAAGCGATGGGGCAACAAACGAGAGTTTTAATGCAAATGCTCTGCCCTGATCCTTCCAAACGCTGTTTGCTCTATGCAGGGGGCTATCAAAACGGGCAAAATAATAACGGCAATACAGGCAACAACCCCCCAAGAGGCAATGTCAATGCCACCTTTGATATGCAATCTCTAGTCAATAATTTAGACAAGCTCACCCAACTCATCGGCGAGACTTTAATCCGTAACCCTGAAAACCTTTCTAACGCCAAAGTCTTTAACGTCAAATTTGGCAATCAAAGCACTGTTATTGCTTTACCTGAGGGTCTAGCCAATGTCATGAACGCTTTAAACGATGATATTACCAACGCTTTAACCACGCTCTGGTATAACCAAACCTTAACGAATAAATCTTTTAGCACCCCTAATGGCAGTCCTGTGAGTTTTAGCCCCGAAGTGTTGCAACACCTTTTACAAGACGGGTTAGCCACAAGCAACAATAATCAAACCATTTGCAGCACTCAAAACCAATGCACCGCTACTAATGAGGCTAATTCTATCGCTCAAAACGCCCAAAACATCTTCCAAGCTTTAATGCAAGCAGGGATTTTAGGAGGCTTAGCCAATGAAAAACAATTTGGCTTCACTTACAACAAAGCCCCTAATGGCAGTAATTCCCAACAAGGCTATCAAAGCTTTAGCGGCCCGGGCTATTACACTAAAAACGGCGCTAATGGCACTACCCAAGCGCCCCTAAAAGACTTACCCGCTGGAGCGACAGTAGGATCAGGCAATGGCCAATACACCTACCACCCCAGCTCGGCGGTCTATTATTTAGCCGATAGCATCATCGCTAATGGAATCACCGCTTCCATGATTTTTTCAGGCATGCAAAATTTCGCCAACAAAGCCGCTAGACTGACAGGCACTTCAAGCTATAGCCAAATGCAAGATACGATCAACTATGGGGAAAGCTTGCTCAATAACACCGTAGCGTATGGGGATTTCATCACCAATTGGGTCGCCCCCTATTTGGATTTAAACAATAAAGGTTTGAATTTCTTGCCTAGTTATGGGGGGCAATTGAATGGCACTAATAGTCAAACCCCACAAAATACTTTAACCCCACAACAAGCCCAACAAGAGCAAAAAGTGATCATGAACCAACTAGAGCAAGCCACAAACGCCCCCACCCCCGCGCAAATAGACAAGATCTTAGCCAACCCCTATTCCCCCACGGCAAAAACTTTAATGGCTTATGGGCTTTATCGCTCTAAAGAAGTGATTCATGGGGTGATTGATGAAATGCAAACTAAAGTGAATCAAGTCTATCAAATGGGCTTTGCCAGGAATTTTTTAGAGCATAACTCTAATTCTAATAACATGAACGGCTTTGGCGTGAAAATAGGCTATAAGCAATTCTTTGGCAAAAAACGCATGTTTGGGCTTAGGTATTATGGCTTTTATGATTTTGGTTACGCTCAATTTGGCACAGAATCTTCTTTAGTGAAAGCCACCCTCTCTAGCTATGGAGCAGGCACAGACTTTCTTTATAACGTTTTCACGAGAAAAAGAGGGACTGAAGCGATAGATATAGGTTTTTTTGCCGGTATCCAACTGGCAGGGCAAACCTGGAAAACGAATTTTTTAGATCAAGTGGATGGCAACCATCTTAAGCCTAAGGACACTTCTTTCCAATTCCTTTTTGATTTAGGCATAAGGACTAATTTTTCCAAAATCCAAAATCAAAGAAGATCCCGTTTTTCTCAAGGGATAGAATTTGGCCTTAAAATACCGGTGCTTTATCACACCTATTACCAATCAGAAGGCGTTACAGCGAAGTATAGAAGAGCCTTTAGTTTTTATGTGGGCTACAACATAGGCTTTTGATTAAACAAAATAAGGGAAAAATATGATAAAAAAAGCTAGAAAATTCATACCATTCTTTTTAATTGGCTCTCTCTTAGCTGAAGACAATGGCTGGTATATGTCTGTAGGCTATCAAATCGGTGGCACGCAACAATTCATCAATAACAAACAACTTTTAGAAAATCAAAATATCATCAACAGCGTAACCCAAAACGCGATCAATATTGCAGGGCCTACCACCGGCCTTATCACTTTAAGCTCTCAAAGCGTCATTGACGCTTTAGGCTATGGCGTGAGTAACACCGTGGGCAACCAATTAGAGGGCATTTCTAATATCCTAAATCAAATTGGCAAAAGAAAAGACTTTTATTCTAGCCGTCAAATCTCTAGCATTTCCCAGCAAATCATAGGGCTTAAAGGAAACTCTGATCCCTTAAAAGCCCACTCTTCACAAATCACAGCCAAACTCCTTTCCAACACCCAGAGCGCGTTTGATCAGGGCATCGCGCTAAGCACTAGCATCATTAGCTCTATCAATAGCCTTAATCCCAGCAACAACACCAAAGAAGTCAAAGCCCAGCTCCAAAACACCGTGCAATCCATGGCGGAATTATTGCAACAAATTGAAAACAGCATCACTAAAACCACTAGCACCACTTATGCGCAATCCTTGCTCACCAATCTAACCGATGCGGTGAACGCTTCTAGCAATAATACCGCTTATGTGAGCGCTCTTGTTAACGCTTTAAACACTTTAGGGGTGGGGGTTTTCCCCACCACAACCACAACGCATGTGGTGTTAAACCCACCGGGACAAATCGTATTCTATCCGGCTAATTCCATTTTAGGCTCTACTTCTTCAAACAGCAACAACCAACAACAATACAACAACACCCTTTTAATGAACACTTTACAAGGGACATTAAGCGCTAATAACCAAATTAACCCCAATGGTTGCGCCAATCAAGTCCAATGTTTGGAGCAATTCATCCAAAATTTAAACCCTTTAACCGTAACCCCCACTTCAAACAACCAAGCCAACCAGCAAGTCCAAGCCATTGCTCAAAAGCTTCAAAGCATCGCTATCAACGCTTTAGACAACAATGCGATCAACAACACCACTTACAACCTAAACAACTTGCACAACGCTTTGAATTTCCAAGCCTATGAAAGCACGATAACACAATACAATAACGCTTTAAATCAAATTTCTTGGATCAGTTTTAGCGAGCCTAAAAACCTGCTCAAAAACACTTCCAACAACTACCAAATCGGCACCGTTACTAACACTCAAGGGCAAAATATCAGCGCCTATGATTGCATGACGGCTACTGGAAGCCTTTCTAGCGATGCTTCTAGCGGGATTTCATGCTCAGCCACAAGCTCTGCAAGCTCCACAAATGGCTCTACAAACAGCTTTGACAATTCTTTAGTCGCTACCTCCAAAGTCCAAACCATAGGGGGCAAAGAGCAGATCGGCGTGAATTCTTTCAACTTGGTTTCTCAAGTGTGGAGCGTTTATAACTCTTTAAAAACTTCAGAAGAAAATTTGCAAAAAAACGCCAAGATATTATGCGCTAATGGATCATCATCCGGGACAAGCTCATGCGGCAACTCTGGGGGTTTGAGTATCAGCGGGAACGCCCAATTGCAAAACATTTTAAGCTCTACTAATGGGACTAGTGCTACCACTCAAGCTAAAAGCAACGCTCCCAAACTGAAAGCGATGGTGGTTGTGAATAATGAAGAAGAAGTT
Protein-coding regions in this window:
- the rimM gene encoding ribosome maturation factor RimM (Essential for efficient processing of 16S rRNA) — protein: MLLVGRIGKSVGLNGGLKLHLESDFPECLKKGVKVSAAPTNAFSRASSFKEYTIHSYEHAKNLLFLETIHTPEKAKELTNLGLFMSEAESKKLCVLKEGEFFYCDLVGLSVVEGNEILGKVIEIQRISQTDYFMVETTLNLVEKGLAKIFLIPYRDFYIQEILLQDKKITTHNAKTLLENS
- a CDS encoding KH domain-containing protein; amino-acid sequence: MRELDPLNTPFSQADCKDYSYCVATFLEKYLKKVVSFPQALSVECTLLEDKVKQITIYTHPSDMGHVIGKEGKMVSAIKAFVSGVKAKDGFSYKIVVFASNDKNGDKNPHALGDQTP
- the rpsP gene encoding 30S ribosomal protein S16; the encoded protein is MTVIRLTRIGRKKKPFYRVVVTDSRKRRDGGWIESIGYYNPLSEPKDVRIDKERLNYWKGVGAKMSERVEKLSQKA
- the ffh gene encoding signal recognition particle protein; this translates as MFQALSDGFKNALNKIRFQDDEKALDRALDELKKTLLKNDVHHKVARELLKKVESQTKTSGIGKQQFLDALEKSLLEILSAKGSSGFTFAQTPPTVVLMAGLQGSGKTTTTAKLAHYLKTKNKKVLLCACDLQRLAAVEQLKVLGEQVGVEVFHEENKSVKEIANNALKRAKEAQFDVLLVDSAGRLAIDKELMQELKEVKEVLNPHEVLYVADALSGQDGVKSANTFNEEIGVSGVVLSKFDSDSKGGIALGITYQLGLPLRFIGSGEKIPDLDVFVPERIVGRLMGAGDIISLAEKTASVLNPNEAKDLSKKLKKGQFTFNDFLNQIEKVKKLGSMSSLISMIPGLGNMASALKDTDLESSLEVKKIKAMVNSMTKKERENPEILNGSRRKRIALGSGLEVSEINRIIKRFDQASKMAKRLTNKKGISDLMNLMSQAKNQTPPKMR
- the valS gene encoding valine--tRNA ligase, with protein sequence MKQEPTTYQPKEIEKKIYEICSHRGYFEIDGNEKIQEKGKRFCLMMPPPNVTGILHIGHALTLSLQDILARYKRMDGYKTLYQPGLDHAGIATQNVVEKQLLNQGIKKEDLGREEFIKKVWEWKEKSGGAILEQMKHLGVSAAFSRTRFTMDKGLQRAVKLAFLKWYEKGLIVQDNYMVNWCTKDGALSDIEVEYEERKGALYYIRYYLENQKDYLVVATTRPETLFGDSAIMVNPNDERYKHLVGQQVILPLINRTIPIIADLHVEMEFGTGCVKVTPGHDFNDYEVGKRHHLETIKIFDEKGILNARCGEFESLERLKARDKVVERLKENALLEKIEEHTHQVGHCYRCHNVVEPYVSKQWFVKPEIAQSSIEKIQQGLARFYPSNWINNYNAWMRELRPWCISRQLFWGHQIPVFTCENNHQFVSLDTPLNCPTCKSEKLEQDKDVLDTWFSSGLWAFSTLGWGQEKSGLFNESDLKDFYPNTTLITGFDILFFWVARMLFCSESLLGELPFKDIYLHALVRDEKGEKMSKSKGNVIDPLEMIEKYGADSLRFTLANLCATGRDIKLSTTHLENNKNFANKIFNAASYLKLKQESFKDKERLNEYQTALGRYAKSRLNLVTKEVRNALDNYRFNDATTLLYRFLWGEFCDWFIEFSKVENEAIDELGSVLKEALKLLHPFMPFISESLYHKLSNTDLENAHSIMVMPYPKDLARDEKLEHEFEVIKDCIVSLRRLKIMLETPPIVLKEASVGLREAIENTERLQTYAQKLARLEKVSVITYKPLKSVSDVGEFCQTYADLENLDLSPLVARLKKQLEKLEKEKLKLNLHNENFVKNAPKSVLEKAKESLKTLLEKEGKIQQELDLLEQP
- the fliW gene encoding flagellar assembly protein FliW, with amino-acid sequence MNYFLKAPILGFEHINEVRLEKIDSLFSRLVSQTNSPMALDMVLVNPYCLREYSFVIPKYIELLLELDSHSKVEVYCVVVLQKNLEDSMVNFLAPLVFNSKNGFGAQVALSMMDYPDFGFRDPLKSFVVKERERA
- the murG gene encoding undecaprenyldiphospho-muramoylpentapeptide beta-N-acetylglucosaminyltransferase — translated: MKFALTGGGTGGHLSIAKALAIELEKQGIEAIYLGSTYGQDREWFENSPLFSERYFFNTQGVVNKSFFKKIGSLFLQAKAAFKAKEILKKHQITHTISVGGFSAGPASFASLLNKIPLYIHEQNAIKGSLNRYLSPKAKAVFSSYAFKDKGHHVLTSYPVQNVFFDFARTRTEIKHILFLGGSQGAKAINEFALLNAPKLTKQGIKITHICGSDAHEKMRFFYQELGLLDKVELFAFHTNIIEVMCQADLCVSRAGASSVWELCANGLPTIFIPYPFASNNHQYYNVLEFEKENLCYVAPQNELLPKKLFEVIRKLNQKDDQGNKNLTTISAKLQQKIAKDGAKTIIETILSA
- the hopI gene encoding Hop family outer membrane protein HopI; this translates as MQNFVFNKKWLISSSLLPLFFLNPLMAEDDGFFMGVSYQTSLAIQRVDNSGLNASQAASTYIRQNAIALESAAVPLAYYLEAMGQQTRVLMQMLCPDPSKRCLLYAGGYQNGQNNNGNTGNNPPRGNVNATFDMQSLVNNLDKLTQLIGETLIRNPENLSNAKVFNVKFGNQSTVIALPEGLANVMNALNDDITNALTTLWYNQTLTNKSFSTPNGSPVSFSPEVLQHLLQDGLATSNNNQTICSTQNQCTATNEANSIAQNAQNIFQALMQAGILGGLANEKQFGFTYNKAPNGSNSQQGYQSFSGPGYYTKNGANGTTQAPLKDLPAGATVGSGNGQYTYHPSSAVYYLADSIIANGITASMIFSGMQNFANKAARLTGTSSYSQMQDTINYGESLLNNTVAYGDFITNWVAPYLDLNNKGLNFLPSYGGQLNGTNSQTPQNTLTPQQAQQEQKVIMNQLEQATNAPTPAQIDKILANPYSPTAKTLMAYGLYRSKEVIHGVIDEMQTKVNQVYQMGFARNFLEHNSNSNNMNGFGVKIGYKQFFGKKRMFGLRYYGFYDFGYAQFGTESSLVKATLSSYGAGTDFLYNVFTRKRGTEAIDIGFFAGIQLAGQTWKTNFLDQVDGNHLKPKDTSFQFLFDLGIRTNFSKIQNQRRSRFSQGIEFGLKIPVLYHTYYQSEGVTAKYRRAFSFYVGYNIGF